The Gemmata palustris genome includes a region encoding these proteins:
- a CDS encoding RNA ligase family protein, with protein sequence MNLRLDHLLEELRTNGADVLRAIDADPLLVKRQSGALVLANAGGALFTPQLPHQLFAKGIVYRRDPFELVSLPLVKIYNLGEKNVSAADLTGIIAEPGNARLHFLHKLDGTLLQRFQHDGRVYFTTRGMIEGGPCYGVQDEDAPDRAVGFDFLGTARRLAEAKYPALCEARPEFENTTLVFEFIHPETRVITNYGDREDLVLLACFDRTDHRYRTYAEVKELATAHALAHVDEFTPPGNNIGEQIENLLAIIAGTDQEGTVITIEHGHRVVYRVKVKGPDYLRVLKLVVTCTYDRTVEMIDAHPHWTGWADVEAHLRSLGREQVPEEVLGFYREHYDVFAEYIANCTRLRDWGLAVGAVVRKEAEAEAGPGNDRLLRKCFAARAVKMPLKPLLFAAFDGRLDVAAVRQIARTLAEAKDAVATLPDER encoded by the coding sequence ATGAACTTACGTCTCGACCACCTGCTCGAAGAGTTACGCACGAACGGCGCGGACGTTTTACGCGCCATCGACGCTGACCCCCTTCTTGTGAAGCGGCAGTCCGGCGCGCTCGTGCTCGCGAACGCGGGCGGGGCGCTGTTCACGCCGCAGTTGCCGCACCAGTTGTTCGCGAAGGGCATCGTATACCGGCGCGACCCGTTCGAGCTGGTGTCACTGCCGCTCGTGAAGATTTACAATCTCGGCGAGAAGAACGTTTCGGCGGCCGATCTCACGGGGATCATCGCCGAACCGGGAAACGCCCGGCTGCACTTCCTGCACAAACTCGATGGCACGCTGCTGCAGCGCTTCCAGCACGACGGGCGCGTGTACTTCACGACGCGCGGAATGATCGAGGGCGGTCCGTGCTACGGCGTCCAGGATGAGGACGCGCCCGATCGCGCGGTGGGGTTCGACTTCCTCGGCACCGCGCGCCGACTCGCGGAAGCGAAGTACCCGGCGCTCTGCGAGGCCCGGCCGGAGTTCGAGAACACCACGCTCGTGTTCGAGTTCATTCACCCGGAAACGCGCGTCATCACCAACTACGGTGACCGCGAGGATTTGGTGCTGCTCGCGTGCTTCGACCGCACGGATCACCGTTACCGCACTTACGCCGAGGTGAAAGAACTCGCAACGGCCCACGCACTTGCGCACGTCGATGAGTTCACGCCGCCGGGAAACAACATCGGTGAGCAGATCGAGAACCTGCTGGCGATCATCGCGGGAACGGACCAAGAGGGGACGGTCATCACCATCGAACACGGCCACCGCGTGGTGTACCGCGTGAAGGTGAAAGGGCCGGACTACCTGCGCGTGCTGAAGCTCGTCGTCACCTGCACTTACGACCGCACCGTCGAGATGATCGATGCGCACCCGCACTGGACGGGTTGGGCGGATGTGGAAGCGCACCTCCGCTCGCTCGGGCGCGAGCAAGTTCCGGAAGAGGTACTCGGGTTCTACCGCGAGCACTACGACGTGTTCGCGGAGTACATCGCGAACTGCACGCGCTTGCGCGACTGGGGGCTGGCGGTTGGCGCGGTCGTGCGCAAGGAAGCCGAGGCCGAAGCCGGCCCGGGGAATGACCGACTCTTGCGGAAGTGTTTCGCGGCACGGGCCGTGAAAATGCCGCTGAAGCCACTGCTGTTCGCCGCGTTCGATGGGCGGCTCGATGTGGCCGCTGTGCGCCAAATCGCTCGCACGTTGGCCGAGGCAAAAGACGCGGTCGCAACTTTGCCGGACGAGCGCTGA
- a CDS encoding transaldolase family protein has translation MTPLQSLAATGTKLWLDSVDPELIKLNRSQGATGATSNPIIIAGLLEDKKNLDAGKPGRFDADMKTFFDQGLNDEAVAWAMTDKLVKQAQDVFTDVWASTSGDDGWVSFELDPLLEDKAQTKNTAERTEEYIRLGKKWAAGHTNRMIKVPATPGGLGAIEELVASGVAVNITLIFSERQYKLAQQAAWRGVQRRSDKQNVKTVYSIFVSRVDVYTEEHVPGLSAEAQGQVGIVNAKRIWKMNKDFWADKGLARKQELIFASTGAKKTAKNPNPDPVKYVAAFAGSDIETNPPETNDAVAKTNPPHVFTRLVDQLPPAEVLADIDAKVDNAKMEETLMSEGLAKFADPHKKLIELIGKKRAALK, from the coding sequence ATGACCCCGTTGCAGTCACTCGCCGCCACCGGCACCAAGTTGTGGCTCGATTCCGTTGACCCCGAGCTGATTAAGCTGAACCGGTCGCAGGGCGCCACGGGCGCGACCTCGAACCCGATCATCATCGCCGGGCTGCTCGAAGACAAGAAGAACCTGGACGCGGGCAAGCCCGGCCGGTTCGACGCCGACATGAAGACGTTCTTCGACCAGGGCCTCAACGACGAAGCCGTCGCGTGGGCCATGACCGACAAGCTGGTGAAGCAAGCACAGGACGTCTTTACGGACGTGTGGGCCAGCACGAGCGGGGACGACGGGTGGGTCAGCTTCGAGCTGGACCCGCTCCTCGAAGACAAGGCCCAAACGAAGAACACCGCGGAGCGCACGGAAGAATACATCCGCCTCGGGAAGAAGTGGGCCGCCGGGCACACGAACCGCATGATTAAAGTGCCGGCCACGCCGGGTGGTTTGGGGGCGATCGAAGAACTGGTCGCGTCCGGTGTTGCGGTCAACATCACGCTCATCTTCAGCGAACGGCAGTACAAGCTCGCCCAGCAAGCCGCGTGGCGCGGCGTCCAGCGGCGCAGCGACAAGCAGAACGTGAAGACCGTGTACAGCATCTTCGTGAGCCGCGTGGACGTGTACACCGAGGAACACGTTCCGGGCCTCTCGGCCGAGGCACAGGGCCAGGTGGGGATCGTGAACGCCAAACGGATCTGGAAGATGAACAAGGACTTCTGGGCCGACAAGGGACTGGCCCGGAAGCAAGAGCTGATCTTCGCCAGCACCGGCGCGAAGAAGACCGCGAAGAACCCCAACCCGGACCCGGTCAAGTACGTCGCCGCGTTCGCCGGGTCGGACATCGAAACGAACCCGCCGGAAACCAACGACGCGGTGGCGAAGACCAACCCGCCGCACGTGTTCACCCGGCTCGTCGATCAGTTGCCGCCGGCCGAAGTTCTGGCCGATATCGACGCCAAGGTCGACAACGCGAAGATGGAAGAAACGCTGATGTCCGAGGGGCTGGCCAAGTTCGCCGACCCGCACAAGAAGCTGATCGAATTGATCGGTAAGAAGCGCGCCGCACTGAAGTAA